In Necator americanus strain Aroian chromosome IV, whole genome shotgun sequence, the following proteins share a genomic window:
- a CDS encoding hypothetical protein (NECATOR_CHRIV.G14613.T1), which yields MFLKKHLGFRSPPCSFPVANETVKKAKYVKARILCKIVAGWAIILTRRCGNFALHMLPKQLALTVILFYRPNALIQSCLNDLKLGAVAQEVTLETAR from the exons ATGTTCTTAAAGAAGCACTT GGGCTTCCGGAGCCCTCCGTGTTCGTTTCCTGTTGCAAATGAAACggtgaaaaaagcaaagtatGTGAAAGCTCGGATTTTGTGCAAGATTGTTGCAG GATGGGCGATTATACTCACCAGACGATGTGGAAACTTCGCACTTCATATGCTTCCTAAACAATTAGCACTTACAGTCATCTTGTTTTATCGGCCAAACGCATTAATACAGTCGTGTCTGAACGATCtcaagctcggtgcagttgcgcaagagGTTACTCTGGAAACGGCGCGTTAG
- a CDS encoding hypothetical protein (NECATOR_CHRIV.G14614.T3): MNFFKRKFSFHEEDGETSLEDPSNAAPANAFSFQSIASRVSSTISAPTSPARSSESLAAALERSLQYDRSRAPPVMPPDAKVLLVIDSHAVDWSKYFRNPAEFPIRVEQADFPELDVLCTEHSLTIEICQNGRDPRTFCPQAAFVGPSATRSPQSKTILRAMIAAGILFVNSHTSMIAFMDKNNLKKQLRKLVLADSSRIPILPTIHYPHFHKFHQPTTFPVVISVNEGYQGIGKIKVNSNEELCDVEGMLLIMGKGDTEVEVEPYVELKYDLHVQKIGNDIKTFLRRGISKNWKSNVGSSVLEQIHTTDRHKQYLHAICEHVGRMSICSIDILVSKEGREYVHDINDVIALFGESQEDDRRNAAALLRALLAPPPRLPSRPSMEHVARHREARIPSQNMQHAPNIEKKPVEVIERKELKEQPSVTSQTSFADDTMGQLKRTFAGIFGDVG; this comes from the exons TGCCCCAACGTCCCCAGCCAGGTCATCAGAATCGCTGGCTGCTGCCCTCGAACGCTCTTTACAGTATGACCGCAGTAGAGCCCCGCCGGTAATGCCGCCAGATGCGAAGGTGTTGCTCGTCATCGACAGCCATGCTGTAGACTG GAGCAAGTATTTCCGGAATCCAGCCGAATTCCCCATAAGAGTCGAGCAG GCTGACTTCCCTGAGCTCGACGTACTTTGCACAGAGCATAGCCTAACGATAGAAATTTGTCAAAATGGACGGGATCCGAG AACCTTCTGCCCTCAGGCAGCTTTCGTAGGACCTTCTGCTACGAGAAGCCCACAATCCAAGACAATACTACGAGCAATGATCGCCGCGGGGATCCTTTTTGTTAACAGTCATACTTCGATGATAGCGTTTATGGACAAAAACAACTTG aaaaaacaactGCGAAAGTTGGTCTTAGCAGACAGTAGTCGTATCCCTATACTTCCTACGATTCACTACCCACACTTCCACAAATTC CATCAACCTACCACATTTCCCGTTGTAATATCCGTGAATGAAGGTTACCAAGGCATTGGAAAAATCAAGGTGAACAGCAATGAAGAGTTGTGCGACGTCGAAGGAATGCTTCTAATTATGGGAAAAGGTGACACGGAG GTAGAAGTCGAACCATACGTTGAACTCAAATACGACTTACATGTCCAAAAAATAGGCAACGATATAAAGACTTTCTTGAGACGAGGAATTTCGAAGAACTGGAAGAGTAATGTGGGATCGTCAGTTCTAGAGCAGATCCATACCACTGATAG GCATAAGCAGTATCTGCATGCAATCTGCGAGCATGTTGGTCGGATGTCGATCTGCTCCATAGACATACTCGTCTCCAAAGAAGGTCGTGAGTACGTTCACGACATCAACGACGTCATTG CTCTGTTCGGTGAGTCACAAGAAGACGATCGTCGGAACGCCGCCGCTTTGTTACGCGCATTGCTCGCACCTCCTCCGCGACTGCCGTCACGTCCATCCATGGAACATGTGGCACGACACCGGGAAGCCCGCATACCGTCGCAAAATATGCAGCATGCACCGAATATAGAGAAAAAGCCGGTAGAAGTTATTGAACGGAAAGAGCTGAAGGAGCAGCCTTCGGTGACGTCACAAACCTCGTTTGCCGACGACACCATGGGGCAGTTGAAACGCACGTTTGCAGGCATCTTCGGGGACGTGGGATAG
- a CDS encoding hypothetical protein (NECATOR_CHRIV.G14614.T1), producing MIAAGILFVNSHTSMIAFMDKNNLKKQLRKLVLADSSRIPILPTIHYPHFHKFHQPTTFPVVISVNEGYQGIGKIKVNSNEELCDVEGMLLIMGKGDTEVEVEPYVELKYDLHVQKIGNDIKTFLRRGISKNWKSNVGSSVLEQIHTTDRHKQYLHAICEHVGRMSICSIDILVSKEGREYVHDINDVIALFGESQEDDRRNAAALLRALLAPPPRLPSRPSMEHVARHREARIPSQNMQHAPNIEKKPVEVIERKELKEQPSVTSQTSFADDTMGQLKRTFAGIFGDVG from the exons ATGATCGCCGCGGGGATCCTTTTTGTTAACAGTCATACTTCGATGATAGCGTTTATGGACAAAAACAACTTG aaaaaacaactGCGAAAGTTGGTCTTAGCAGACAGTAGTCGTATCCCTATACTTCCTACGATTCACTACCCACACTTCCACAAATTC CATCAACCTACCACATTTCCCGTTGTAATATCCGTGAATGAAGGTTACCAAGGCATTGGAAAAATCAAGGTGAACAGCAATGAAGAGTTGTGCGACGTCGAAGGAATGCTTCTAATTATGGGAAAAGGTGACACGGAG GTAGAAGTCGAACCATACGTTGAACTCAAATACGACTTACATGTCCAAAAAATAGGCAACGATATAAAGACTTTCTTGAGACGAGGAATTTCGAAGAACTGGAAGAGTAATGTGGGATCGTCAGTTCTAGAGCAGATCCATACCACTGATAG GCATAAGCAGTATCTGCATGCAATCTGCGAGCATGTTGGTCGGATGTCGATCTGCTCCATAGACATACTCGTCTCCAAAGAAGGTCGTGAGTACGTTCACGACATCAACGACGTCATTG CTCTGTTCGGTGAGTCACAAGAAGACGATCGTCGGAACGCCGCCGCTTTGTTACGCGCATTGCTCGCACCTCCTCCGCGACTGCCGTCACGTCCATCCATGGAACATGTGGCACGACACCGGGAAGCCCGCATACCGTCGCAAAATATGCAGCATGCACCGAATATAGAGAAAAAGCCGGTAGAAGTTATTGAACGGAAAGAGCTGAAGGAGCAGCCTTCGGTGACGTCACAAACCTCGTTTGCCGACGACACCATGGGGCAGTTGAAACGCACGTTTGCAGGCATCTTCGGGGACGTGGGATAG